From a single Streptomyces misionensis genomic region:
- a CDS encoding GntR family transcriptional regulator, translated as MGTTQLDSVQEPKYWHLKTVLSEALDSEFSVGEILPNERDLAARFGVARATLRQALEQLELEGRLQRRRGVGTTVAPPRVGVAVGGEQHAWPGGSGDAWQATDCVQQVPPGAVAAALETAADEPVHTVRRSRTSGGQRVATELLYIPAASVPGLTAIDAPSGPARARTVLRELHRLEPEGQDRAVELGSARADDARELDRLPGSPVLVVTTRFTAEGRTAALSVATYRADTCRLTFGDAAGVEIHHDPERRAS; from the coding sequence GTGGGGACCACGCAGCTGGATTCGGTGCAGGAACCGAAGTACTGGCATCTCAAGACCGTGCTCAGCGAGGCACTGGACTCGGAGTTCTCGGTCGGCGAGATCCTGCCCAACGAGCGCGACCTGGCGGCCCGCTTCGGCGTGGCCCGGGCGACGCTCCGTCAGGCCCTCGAACAGCTGGAGCTGGAAGGCCGGTTGCAGCGCCGCCGCGGCGTCGGCACCACCGTCGCGCCGCCGCGCGTGGGCGTGGCCGTCGGCGGCGAGCAGCACGCCTGGCCGGGCGGGTCCGGGGACGCCTGGCAGGCCACCGACTGCGTCCAGCAGGTGCCGCCCGGGGCCGTGGCCGCGGCCCTGGAGACCGCTGCGGACGAGCCCGTGCACACCGTGCGCCGCTCCCGCACCTCGGGCGGCCAGCGGGTCGCCACCGAACTGCTGTACATCCCGGCCGCCTCGGTGCCCGGCCTCACCGCGATCGACGCGCCCTCCGGCCCGGCCCGCGCCCGCACCGTGCTGCGGGAGCTGCACCGGCTGGAGCCGGAGGGCCAGGACCGCGCCGTCGAACTGGGCTCGGCCCGCGCGGACGACGCCCGCGAACTCGACCGGCTGCCCGGCTCCCCGGTGCTCGTCGTCACCACCCGCTTCACCGCCGAGGGCCGCACCGCCGCCCTCTCCGTGGCGACCTACCGCGCCGACACCTGCCGGCTGACGTTCGGCGACGCGGCCGGCGTGGAGATCCACCACGACCCGGAGCGGCGGGCCTCCTGA
- a CDS encoding RNA polymerase sigma-70 factor, whose translation MTADPATDVFEEHRPLLTGVAYRMLGRVADAEDVVQDAWLRWSRADHTEIREPRAYLVRITTRLAIDRLRLAQSRAESYVGPWLPEPCLTEYGDTAPDAADRAVLADSVSLAVLVVLESLSPLERAVFVLREAFGFPYAEIAELLDRGEPAVRQLAGRARRHVEERRPRYDVDPAQRRELTERFLIAASGGDLDGLMSVLAPDVRLVADGGGKVRSALRILHSVDKVARFLAAVTPEAGPDLTVRALEVNGGPAALVLSGGKPDTLFQLDVVDGRVTSVYIQRNPDKLRHLTGR comes from the coding sequence ATGACCGCCGACCCCGCGACCGACGTCTTCGAGGAGCACCGGCCCCTGCTCACCGGGGTCGCCTACCGCATGCTCGGCCGCGTCGCCGACGCCGAGGACGTGGTCCAGGACGCCTGGCTGCGCTGGTCTCGCGCCGACCACACGGAGATCCGCGAGCCGCGCGCCTACCTGGTGCGGATCACCACCCGGCTGGCCATCGACCGGCTGCGCCTCGCACAGTCGCGCGCCGAGTCGTACGTCGGGCCGTGGCTGCCGGAACCCTGTCTCACCGAGTACGGCGACACCGCCCCCGACGCCGCCGACCGCGCCGTCCTCGCCGACAGCGTCTCCCTGGCCGTACTGGTCGTCCTGGAATCGCTGTCCCCGCTGGAGCGGGCCGTGTTCGTGCTGCGGGAGGCGTTCGGCTTCCCGTACGCGGAGATCGCGGAGCTGCTCGACCGCGGCGAACCGGCGGTCCGGCAGCTCGCCGGGCGGGCGCGCCGGCACGTGGAGGAGCGGCGCCCGCGCTACGACGTCGACCCGGCACAGCGGCGCGAGCTGACGGAGCGTTTCCTGATCGCCGCGTCCGGGGGCGACCTGGACGGGCTGATGTCGGTGCTCGCCCCGGACGTCCGCCTGGTCGCCGACGGCGGCGGCAAGGTCAGGTCGGCCCTGCGCATCCTGCACAGCGTCGACAAGGTGGCCCGTTTCCTGGCCGCCGTCACGCCCGAGGCCGGTCCGGATCTGACCGTGCGGGCGCTGGAGGTCAACGGCGGCCCCGCCGCGCTGGTCCTGTCCGGCGGAAAGCCGGACACCCTCTTCCAGCTCGACGTCGTGGACGGCCGGGTGACGTCCGTGTACATCCAGCGCAACCCCGACAAGCTGCGCCATCTGACCGGCCGCTGA
- a CDS encoding NADPH-dependent F420 reductase, whose protein sequence is MRYGVLGTGEVGRTLAGRLVELGHEVTLGSRTADNPVAREWATASASRARAGTFADAAEAAELVINAVSGQVALDALRAAGAAHLNGKVLVDVCNPLSFEGGLPRLDPVDSDSLGERIQRAFPGARVVKTLNTVDFRVMTDPGRVPGEHHLFVCGESAAAKEQTRALLGDLGWPAARVLDLGGIAAARALEMYVPLRLQMARAFGHEDFNIEVHRAG, encoded by the coding sequence TTGCGGTACGGGGTGCTGGGCACGGGCGAGGTGGGCCGGACGCTGGCCGGACGGCTGGTGGAGCTGGGGCACGAGGTGACGCTGGGCTCGCGCACCGCGGACAACCCGGTGGCGCGGGAGTGGGCCACCGCGTCGGCGAGCCGGGCGCGCGCCGGGACGTTCGCGGACGCGGCGGAGGCGGCCGAGCTGGTGATCAACGCGGTGAGCGGGCAGGTGGCGCTGGACGCGCTGCGGGCGGCGGGCGCCGCGCACCTGAACGGCAAGGTGCTGGTCGACGTGTGCAATCCGCTGTCGTTCGAGGGCGGGCTGCCGCGGCTGGACCCGGTGGACTCGGACAGCCTGGGCGAGCGGATCCAGCGGGCCTTCCCCGGGGCGCGCGTGGTGAAGACGCTGAACACGGTCGACTTCAGGGTGATGACGGACCCGGGGCGGGTGCCGGGCGAGCACCATCTGTTCGTGTGCGGGGAGAGCGCGGCCGCCAAGGAGCAGACGCGGGCGCTGCTCGGGGACTTGGGGTGGCCGGCCGCGCGGGTGCTCGACCTGGGCGGCATCGCGGCGGCACGGGCTCTGGAGATGTACGTGCCGCTCCGGCTCCAGATGGCGCGGGCGTTCGGGCACGAGGACTTCAACATCGAGGTGCACCGCGCCGGTTGA
- a CDS encoding alpha/beta fold hydrolase, with amino-acid sequence MSATVSFPVPTPRGPEDVTVSYARVGRGEPLVLLHGIGHHRQAWDPVVDILATEREVIAVDLPGFGASPALPDGLAYDLPTTNTVLGALFEALDLDRPHVAGNSLGGLLALELGREKLVRSVTALSPAGFWTRAERRYAFATLLAMRGIAQRLPLPLVTRLSRSAAGRTALTSTIYARPARRRPEAVVAETRALVEATGFEATLRAGAAVRFTDDVPGLPVTVAWGTRDRILIRRQGIRAKQTIPHARLIRLPGCGHCPMNDDPALVARVLLDGSRD; translated from the coding sequence ATGTCCGCCACCGTCTCCTTCCCCGTCCCGACCCCGCGCGGCCCCGAGGACGTGACCGTCTCCTACGCGCGCGTGGGGCGCGGCGAGCCGCTGGTGCTGCTGCACGGCATCGGCCATCACCGGCAGGCGTGGGACCCGGTCGTGGACATCCTCGCCACCGAGCGCGAGGTGATCGCCGTCGACCTGCCGGGCTTCGGCGCCTCCCCCGCCCTGCCGGACGGCCTGGCCTACGACCTGCCCACCACCAACACCGTGCTGGGCGCCCTGTTCGAGGCGCTGGACCTGGACCGCCCGCACGTGGCCGGCAACTCGCTGGGCGGACTGCTCGCCCTGGAGCTGGGCCGCGAGAAGCTCGTACGATCCGTCACCGCCCTCTCCCCGGCCGGCTTCTGGACCCGGGCCGAGCGGCGGTACGCCTTCGCGACGCTGCTCGCGATGCGCGGCATAGCCCAGCGGCTCCCGCTGCCCCTGGTGACCCGGCTGAGCCGCAGCGCCGCCGGCCGCACCGCGCTGACCAGCACCATCTACGCCCGCCCCGCCCGCCGGCGCCCCGAGGCGGTGGTCGCGGAGACCCGGGCGCTGGTCGAGGCGACCGGGTTCGAGGCGACCCTGCGGGCCGGTGCCGCCGTCCGCTTCACCGACGACGTCCCCGGCCTGCCGGTGACGGTGGCCTGGGGCACCAGGGACCGCATCCTCATCCGCCGCCAGGGCATCCGGGCCAAGCAGACCATCCCGCACGCCCGGCTGATCCGCCTGCCCGGCTGCGGACACTGCCCGATGAACGACGATCCGGCGCTGGTGGCGCGGGTGCTGCTGGACGGCAGCCGGGACTGA
- a CDS encoding alkaline phosphatase D family protein: protein MSHRPLPGRRGVLRGSLAASAALALPAGLGAAPAFARSGRPRADWGVQAGDVTTDSGLVWVRADRPARMIVETAATESFRNPRRFTGPLLGAGSDFTGTTRLHGLPSGEQIHYRVLLADPDDPRRTGEPVTGTFRTAPAKRRQGVRFVWSGDLAGQGWGINESIGGYRIFDAMARTDPDFFLCSGDNIYADGPISATAALPDGSVYRSLTTEAKSHVAITLDDYRGNFRYNLLDAALRRFNAQVPGIIQWDDHEVRNNWYPGEVIGGGTPYPAGTRLNDLARNSRRAFAEYFPVSTLGARGDGRIYRTLHHGPLLDVFVLDMRTYRNANSPDDQTTDPVGILGREQLEWLKRELAASRAVWKVIANDMPLGLVVPDPVEGRPNYEAVAQGDPGAPLGRELQIAELLRFIKHRRITGTVWLTADVHHTSAQHYDPSRAAFKDFEPFWEFVSGPLNAGAFPASALDGTFGPDRVFVKAPTVSNVSPAEGYQFFGEVDIDGASGELTVRLREYDGTVLFTRTLQPGRVGQ from the coding sequence ATGTCCCACCGTCCGCTCCCCGGTCGCCGCGGCGTTCTGCGCGGCTCCCTCGCCGCGTCGGCGGCGCTCGCCCTGCCCGCGGGGCTCGGCGCGGCCCCGGCGTTCGCCCGGTCCGGACGGCCCCGGGCCGACTGGGGCGTCCAGGCCGGTGACGTCACCACCGACTCGGGCCTCGTGTGGGTGCGTGCGGACCGGCCGGCCCGGATGATCGTGGAGACCGCGGCGACCGAGTCGTTCCGCAACCCGCGCCGCTTCACGGGCCCGCTGCTCGGCGCGGGCAGCGACTTCACCGGCACCACCCGGCTGCACGGCCTGCCCTCCGGGGAGCAGATCCACTACCGGGTGCTGCTCGCCGACCCCGACGACCCGCGCCGCACCGGCGAGCCGGTGACCGGCACCTTCCGCACCGCGCCCGCCAAGCGGCGCCAGGGGGTGCGGTTCGTCTGGTCCGGGGACCTGGCCGGGCAGGGCTGGGGCATCAACGAGTCGATCGGCGGCTACCGCATCTTCGACGCCATGGCGAGGACAGATCCGGACTTCTTCCTGTGCAGCGGTGACAACATCTACGCCGACGGGCCGATCTCCGCGACCGCCGCCCTGCCCGACGGGAGCGTCTACCGCAGCCTCACCACCGAGGCGAAGTCGCACGTGGCGATCACCCTGGACGACTACCGGGGCAACTTCCGCTACAACCTGCTGGACGCCGCGCTGCGCCGGTTCAACGCCCAGGTGCCCGGCATCATCCAGTGGGACGACCACGAGGTCCGCAACAACTGGTACCCGGGCGAGGTGATCGGCGGCGGCACCCCCTACCCGGCCGGCACCCGCCTGAACGACCTGGCGCGCAACTCCCGCCGGGCCTTCGCCGAGTACTTCCCCGTCTCCACGCTGGGCGCCCGCGGCGACGGCCGGATCTACCGCACCCTGCACCACGGCCCGCTGCTCGACGTCTTCGTGCTGGACATGCGCACCTACCGCAACGCCAACTCCCCCGACGACCAGACCACCGACCCCGTGGGCATCCTCGGCCGCGAGCAACTGGAGTGGCTCAAGCGCGAGCTGGCCGCCTCCCGCGCGGTGTGGAAGGTGATCGCGAACGACATGCCGCTGGGCCTGGTGGTGCCGGACCCGGTGGAGGGCAGGCCGAACTACGAGGCGGTCGCGCAGGGCGACCCGGGGGCGCCGCTCGGGCGGGAACTCCAGATCGCTGAACTGCTGCGGTTCATCAAGCACCGGCGGATCACCGGCACGGTGTGGCTGACCGCCGACGTGCACCACACCTCGGCGCAGCACTACGACCCGTCGCGGGCCGCCTTCAAGGACTTCGAGCCGTTCTGGGAGTTCGTCTCCGGACCGCTCAACGCCGGGGCGTTCCCGGCCAGCGCCCTGGACGGCACGTTCGGCCCGGACCGGGTGTTCGTCAAGGCGCCCACCGTCTCCAACGTGTCGCCGGCCGAGGGCTACCAGTTCTTCGGCGA